The Frondihabitans australicus genome includes a region encoding these proteins:
- a CDS encoding ABC transporter ATP-binding protein, with product MSRVSRRARTTTTPDQAEGWIRRLWRYMLRHRRSVFISLGAALAGSLCQVAVPLVARQIVDGVIVEKTSPLMPWLVLLVALALATFCFTYLRRYRGGRVALEVQNDLRNDMHDHLQKMDFASLDRMPTGQLVSRANSDSTLVQGLLNMLPIMSGNVILMILSVVVMFTLSPLLAIISLVMVPVLVVTAYRMRAKIMPATWDAQQREGEVAQIVDEDVNGVRVVKAFGRERREVEHMASVATGLYGSQMRSVRIQSRFQPLLESIPTLGQVAILALGGWLALHGQISIGTFLAFTSYIASLMAPARQLAGVLTIGQQAQVGIERIFQLIDREPAIQSAPDAVDLVDISGEIVFDRVSFGYDPVADAADSGEADEDAAPTHLALDGLDLRISAGERVALVGPSGSGKSTVASLVARFYDPTGGRVTLDGHDLRDVTLPSLRSSIGMVFEDSFLFSDTVGANIAYGRPSATQEEIRHAAEVAHATAFIDALPKGFDTVVGERGLSLSGGQRQRLALARAILADPRILVLDDATSAIDASTEQSIHDALRDELRNRTVLLIAHRESTLHLADRIVVLDHGRVVDEGTHDELAESSAVYRALITGLDEDETDDTAAAAASGDIDALSRLAAASARDGAGGTTASAWGDDPSAARATGGAAGPGGGLGMGLGGGGRGGGGKGMAAMFAATPELLARVAALGPIKDVPRVDVDAESVQERDFSLGTLLRQFRKPLLLSLLFVVIDAVAGLVGPYLVKTGIDGGVQQGSEVVLFAAAGLFLVVTLADLADGMAETFVTGRVAQRIMLNLRVRIFAQLQRLSLDFYEREMAGRIMTRMTTDVDQFESLIENGLLSALVSIVTFVGVGVALVLINPELGGLVLIVVVPLAAATVLFRNRSSRLYDEARERIAIVNADFQESLSGVRESQAFTHERATTEHFHGLGRRYLQSRIAAQRLVATYFPFVQFLSGIADVIVLGVGATLIAHGHLTSGALIAFLLYIDMFFSPIQQLSQVFDSWQQTRVSVSRISDLMKLETLTPEAQEPTTPPRLSGAITLRGVRFSYPTVSPRPGAGERRGPNDRRSLSLAPAPAPKAPEALKDIALDIAPGETVALVGETGAGKSTVMKLIARFYDPDAGGVLVDGMDLRSLDLVGFRRQLGYVPQEAFLFTGTVRDNIAYGRPNASDAEVEAAARAVGAHEFVTELPGGYHHVLSERGRSLSAGHRQLIALARAELVDPAILLLDEATSNLDLLTEARVTAAMQTVATGRTTVVIAHRLQTARAADRIGVLAGGRLAEVGSHDELLELDGHYAAMWRAYEAVEVS from the coding sequence GTGAGCCGCGTCTCTCGCCGGGCGCGCACGACGACGACGCCCGACCAGGCCGAGGGGTGGATCCGGCGGCTCTGGCGCTACATGCTGCGCCACCGCCGCAGCGTCTTCATCTCGCTCGGGGCAGCCCTCGCCGGCAGCCTGTGCCAGGTGGCCGTGCCCCTCGTCGCCCGACAGATCGTCGACGGCGTCATCGTCGAGAAGACGAGCCCGTTGATGCCCTGGCTCGTCCTGCTCGTGGCGCTGGCCCTGGCCACCTTCTGCTTCACCTACCTACGGCGCTACCGCGGCGGCCGGGTGGCCCTCGAGGTGCAGAACGACCTGCGCAACGACATGCACGACCACCTGCAGAAGATGGACTTCGCGTCGCTCGACCGGATGCCCACCGGCCAGCTGGTCAGCCGCGCCAACTCCGACTCCACGCTCGTGCAGGGGCTGCTCAACATGCTGCCGATCATGAGCGGCAACGTGATCCTCATGATCCTGTCGGTGGTGGTCATGTTCACGCTGTCGCCGCTGCTCGCGATCATCTCGCTCGTCATGGTGCCGGTGCTCGTGGTGACCGCGTACCGGATGCGCGCGAAGATCATGCCGGCGACCTGGGACGCCCAGCAGCGCGAGGGCGAGGTAGCGCAGATCGTCGACGAGGACGTCAACGGCGTGCGCGTCGTCAAGGCGTTCGGCCGCGAGCGCCGCGAGGTCGAGCACATGGCGTCGGTCGCGACGGGACTCTACGGCTCGCAGATGCGATCGGTGCGGATCCAGTCGAGGTTCCAGCCGCTGCTCGAGTCGATCCCGACGCTCGGGCAGGTGGCGATCCTCGCGCTCGGCGGCTGGCTGGCGCTCCACGGTCAGATCTCCATCGGCACCTTCCTCGCCTTCACGAGCTACATCGCGTCGCTCATGGCGCCCGCGCGCCAGCTCGCCGGCGTGCTCACGATCGGCCAGCAGGCCCAGGTCGGAATCGAGCGCATCTTCCAGCTCATCGACCGCGAGCCCGCCATCCAGTCGGCGCCGGACGCCGTCGACCTGGTCGACATCTCCGGAGAAATCGTCTTCGACCGCGTGTCGTTCGGCTACGACCCGGTGGCCGACGCCGCCGATTCCGGAGAAGCCGACGAGGACGCCGCGCCGACGCATCTCGCGCTCGACGGGCTCGACCTCCGCATCTCCGCGGGCGAGCGGGTGGCCCTCGTCGGGCCCTCCGGCAGCGGCAAGTCGACCGTCGCGTCGCTCGTGGCGCGCTTCTACGACCCGACGGGCGGCCGCGTGACGCTCGACGGCCACGACCTCCGCGACGTGACGCTGCCGTCGCTCCGCTCGTCGATCGGCATGGTCTTCGAAGACAGCTTCCTGTTCTCCGACACCGTCGGGGCGAACATCGCCTACGGCCGTCCGTCGGCGACGCAGGAGGAGATCCGTCACGCCGCCGAGGTCGCCCACGCGACCGCGTTCATCGACGCGCTGCCGAAGGGCTTCGACACGGTCGTCGGCGAGCGCGGCCTCAGCCTCTCGGGCGGCCAGCGGCAGCGGCTGGCGCTCGCGCGGGCGATCCTGGCCGACCCGCGCATCCTGGTGCTCGACGACGCCACGAGCGCCATCGACGCGTCGACCGAGCAGTCGATCCACGACGCCCTCCGCGACGAGCTCCGGAACCGCACGGTCCTGCTCATCGCGCACCGCGAGTCGACCCTGCACCTGGCCGACCGCATCGTCGTGCTCGACCACGGCCGCGTCGTCGACGAGGGCACCCACGACGAGCTCGCGGAGTCGAGCGCTGTCTACCGAGCGCTCATCACCGGCCTGGACGAGGACGAGACCGACGACACGGCGGCCGCGGCCGCCTCCGGGGACATCGACGCGCTGAGCCGTCTGGCCGCGGCGTCCGCTCGCGACGGGGCGGGCGGCACGACCGCGAGCGCGTGGGGCGACGATCCGTCGGCGGCGCGCGCGACCGGCGGAGCGGCCGGCCCGGGCGGCGGCCTCGGCATGGGCCTCGGGGGCGGAGGCCGAGGAGGCGGCGGCAAGGGCATGGCTGCGATGTTCGCGGCGACCCCCGAGCTCCTGGCCCGCGTGGCGGCCCTCGGCCCGATCAAGGACGTCCCCCGCGTCGACGTCGACGCCGAGTCGGTGCAGGAGCGCGACTTCTCGCTCGGTACTCTGCTGCGGCAGTTCCGGAAGCCGCTCCTGCTCTCGCTCCTCTTCGTCGTGATCGACGCGGTGGCGGGCCTCGTCGGCCCGTACCTGGTGAAGACCGGCATCGACGGCGGCGTGCAGCAGGGCTCCGAGGTGGTGCTGTTCGCCGCGGCCGGCCTGTTCCTGGTCGTCACGCTCGCCGACCTCGCCGACGGCATGGCCGAGACGTTCGTCACCGGGCGCGTGGCGCAGCGGATCATGCTGAACCTGCGGGTGCGGATCTTCGCGCAGCTCCAGCGGCTCTCCCTCGACTTCTACGAGCGCGAGATGGCCGGCCGGATCATGACCCGCATGACCACCGACGTCGACCAGTTCGAGTCGCTGATCGAGAACGGCCTGCTCTCGGCGCTCGTGTCGATCGTGACCTTCGTCGGCGTCGGCGTCGCCCTCGTGCTCATCAACCCCGAGCTCGGCGGCCTCGTGCTCATCGTCGTCGTGCCGCTCGCGGCGGCCACCGTGCTGTTCCGCAACCGGTCGTCGCGCCTGTACGACGAGGCGCGCGAACGCATCGCGATCGTCAACGCCGACTTCCAGGAGAGCCTCTCGGGCGTCCGCGAGTCGCAGGCCTTCACGCACGAGCGGGCCACGACGGAGCACTTCCACGGGCTCGGCCGCCGCTACCTCCAGAGCAGGATCGCGGCGCAGCGCCTCGTGGCGACGTACTTCCCGTTCGTCCAGTTCCTCTCGGGGATCGCCGACGTCATCGTCCTCGGGGTCGGCGCCACCCTCATCGCGCACGGCCACCTCACGAGTGGCGCCCTCATCGCGTTCCTGCTCTACATCGACATGTTCTTCTCGCCGATCCAGCAGCTCTCGCAGGTCTTCGACTCGTGGCAGCAGACCAGAGTGTCGGTGTCGCGCATCTCCGACCTCATGAAGCTCGAGACCCTCACCCCCGAGGCGCAGGAGCCCACGACCCCGCCCCGCCTGTCGGGCGCGATCACCCTCCGGGGCGTGCGCTTCTCGTACCCGACGGTGTCGCCGCGACCCGGGGCGGGCGAGCGTCGGGGCCCGAACGACCGTCGGTCGCTCAGTCTCGCCCCGGCTCCTGCGCCCAAGGCCCCCGAGGCGCTGAAGGACATCGCGCTCGACATCGCCCCCGGCGAGACCGTCGCGCTGGTGGGCGAGACCGGCGCCGGCAAGTCGACCGTGATGAAGCTCATCGCGCGCTTCTACGACCCCGACGCCGGCGGCGTGCTCGTCGACGGCATGGACCTGCGGTCGCTCGACCTCGTGGGGTTCCGGCGACAGCTGGGGTATGTGCCGCAGGAGGCGTTCCTGTTCACCGGCACGGTGCGCGACAACATCGCCTACGGCCGGCCGAACGCGTCGGATGCCGAGGTCGAGGCCGCCGCCCGAGCGGTGGGCGCCCACGAGTTCGTCACCGAGCTGCCCGGCGGGTACCACCACGTGCTCTCCGAGCGGGGCCGGTCGCTGTCGGCGGGGCATAGGCAGCTGATCGCGCTGGCACGGGCCGAGCTCGTCGACCCGGCGATCCTGCTGCTCGACGAGGCCACCTCGAACCTCGACCTGCTCACCGAGGCGCGCGTGACGGCGGCCATGCAGACCGTCGCGACCGGGCGCACCACGGTGGTGATCGCGCACCGGCTGCAGACGGCGCGAGCCGCCGACCGCATCGGGGTGCTGGCCGGCGGCCGTCTCGCCGAGGTCGGCAGCCACGACGAGCTGCTCGAGCTCGACGGGCACTACGCGGCGATGTGGCGGGCGTACGAGGCCGTGGAGGTGTCGTAG